In Triticum urartu cultivar G1812 chromosome 6, Tu2.1, whole genome shotgun sequence, the following proteins share a genomic window:
- the LOC125512855 gene encoding uncharacterized protein LOC125512855 → MANPSTSSRPPCAAPSGTKLTCLCSPTNHPGSFRCTRHRNPRGRPQTSSPPSSSRAALGASATVRVEGITRSGDVAAGGRTGKGRSVLRAHLLRLVSLPSSGGSDHRRCRDFKPRPSRLGRLTVTA, encoded by the coding sequence ATGGCGAACCCATCCACGAGCTCGAGGCCGCCATGCGCGGCTCCCAGTGGCACCAAGCTCACCTGCCTATGCTCGCCGACGAACCACCCGGGCTCCTTCCGCTGCACCCGCCACCGCAACCCACGGGGCCGACCGCAGAcgtcgtcgccgccgtcgtcCAGCCGGGCGGCTTTGGGCGCCAGCGCAACGGTGCGCGTCGAGGGGATCACCAGGAGCGGTGACGTCGCTGCGGGAGGCAGGACAGGCAAGGGCCGGTCCGTCCTGCGCGCGCACCTGCTGCGGCTGGTCAGCCTGCCGTCCTCCGGCGGCAGCGACCACCGCCGCTGCCGCGACTTCAAGCCCCGGCCGTCCAGGCTGGGCCGCCTAACCGTGACCGCGTGA